GATCTGAGAGGATAACGCCAGAAGGCAGCATGAAGAACCGGATAGAGTTGAAAGACGCACGCACTTGGACCAATCTGTGGAAGTAAGTTGTATTGAGATCCCCTTCTTTTAACCAGTTTACTCTCGATTTTTGCTTGAAGTAGGATTCCTCTATCAATCTCAGAAAACACCATTTGTCATACAACTCTTTCTCTTGCTGGAAAAGGTCTGGAGTGGGATTGGTTAGAGCTTGTACCTGCACAACTTGAAGCAAACAGTTAGTTTCTCTCACTCTCTCTTGAATATTTGAAAAATTGGAACGATTTAGTGATTTTAATGCTCCCTTTATTTTTCTGAATTTGTAGCAGAGAGTGGAGAGATTAGACGCAATGCCACCGGCCTGATTCCAAGCATCCACAACGGTTTGGTTAAATTTGTGATGTTTGGTTAGGTAGTTAAAGAACTTGAAAGGCCGGGTACCAGCTAGAGGTAAGGGAACATGAAGATCAAGCAAGCAAGGAGAGTGATCAGAGAAGTTGGGGGGAAGGAAGGAGGCTAGGCTGTTAGGGTAATGGGAGATCCACTCATGGTTGGCAAGAAGCCTATCAAGTTTCTCCGCTACAGGGTTGGAGGGACTCTTATTTGTCCAAGTATGCAAGGGGCCAGCGTATCTCAGATCAAATACTTCAAGCTGATTGAGCACATTCCGGAGTGAGATCATGGGCGCAGTTAAGCAGTTTACCGCCATTGATGAGTGCTCAGCAGGGTGGGTAATTTGGTTGAAATCCCCTCCGATGACCCATGGCGCATTGGAGAGGTCAAGGGACTGGTGGGTGTTGATTAAGTCCACCCATAGGTCTTGTCTCTCGTCATGGGAGTTTGAGGCGTAGACTGCTGTGAAGTATATTTTGTGGCAGTGGGGAAATTCAATCTCACAGGTCATCGACTGCCTGGAACTAGAAATGACTTTCACAGCCACAAGAGATTTCCAAATGAGTATGATCCTGCCGTCGGGGTCAGCTGAGTGGTTGCTGGTATAGTTCCAACCTTGACAGGCTTTCGACATTACATGATTGAGTTGCGGTTCCTTTATGTGTGTCTCTAAGAGAGCTCCAAAAATAGGCTTATGTAACAAAAGCCACTGGCGTAACGGGTCGTGCTTGCTCGGCTCATTAAGTCCTCGAGCATTCCAAAAAAAGGTCTTAGTACTCATAGAGAAGACTCCGGAGGCACTCCTTGGATAAGGAGAGGACCTACACTAGGAGTAGCTGCAAAAAGGTTGGGGAGAGAGTTAGGGTCAGGGTCAATGGGTGGGTGATTTTGATCGGATTCAGAAGCTAGTTTTAGGGATTTTTTAGGTGAGGAGAGCAAAATAGCAAAAGGGTTTTGGGCGAGAAGGGAAGAGTGGCTGGCTGAGATAAAAGGGCGCTTTAGATTTGGTTTGTGCTTTGATGGGTAAAGGAGTTTTCGTGGGAGGTTTTGGGCTGGAAGGGCAATAGCAAGAGATACTTTATGGGGGTCAGTGGAGAGAGCAAGGGGTAGAGTTGAGTCAGAGACAAACACCTCTTCAATAGGAAACGGGTTGATGGGTGAGGGGGTAGAAGGAGAGGGTTGCACAACGGTGGGGAAGGGGATGGTGGGTTTGAGAGGGGGAAGGGTAGATGAGGAAGAACAAGGAGGAGGGGCACTGGTAAATTCAAAAGGCGGAGCAGAATGTTGAACAATCAAGGGAGTGAGGTTCTGCTCAGCAATTGTATTCTTATTTAGATCCGTAAATGCAATATTTGCGCCAACCGTAATAGTTTGCTCTACTTCTTTATTACCGGTGTTTGTAGCTCCTTGTTGATTAGGGTCCTTTTTTGCTGAAGCACTTTCCGCAGGGACCCATTTGGGATCATATCGCAGGCAGTCTTTGATGATGTGCCCTATTTGGTGGCAGAGGGAATAAGATGGAGGAACCCAGAGATATTCCACTTGAACCTGAATGATCTCTCCACTCTGGCGCTTGATCTGGACCAAGGGAGGGAGCTATTTTGTGAGGTCAGCGTCGACTTTCACATGAGCTACTTCAATATTTGCCAGGTTCTTAGTGTATTCATCTGTTTCTTTAGGTTCTCCCACCAATCCCGCGGCGAGACTTAGACCTTCTTGGGAGCGGAGACTGAGCAGAACACCTTTCAGATGAGCCCAGAGAGGGATTGAAAGAAGCTCCGGGGTAGTAGGTGCTTGAGTTGCAGACCATGGAGATACATGAAACATTGCTGTCCCAACATACCAGAGTCGCTTCTCCAAGACTTTCTTGCGAATGTATTCGTTGGGAATCCTAACAGTCATTGAGCGTTGAGTAGGATTGGTGTGTATCTCCAGCTTAGCTCCTTTACCCCAAAGAAAGTTGAGGACATTCTCAATGGCTTTATAAGTGGGCATCTTTGCGAAAAAAGAGCCAGTGATGAAGTCCTTGTGAAGGGATTCACCTCTTTCAAAAACTTCATCTGGAATATTGACTTCAGGAATTCCTGTTTCGGATATGGTAGTTGGCGCAAGGCGTCTAAGCGACCTGTCTGCGACTGGTTTAGCTTTATCAGCCCAAGTTTGAGGTTTATGAGGTCGTGGTTGGGTATTTTGGGTTGGGTCTGGATCAGAGGAAGTATGAATGGGAGGAGAAGGCTGTTTCTGGAGAGGAGGGTTCGGATTGGTCTTGGAGTTTGATGAATGGGGGGGAGGGGTAGAGGTTTCCAGTGGGGATCGCTGGTAGAAGCACGATTAGTGAAAATAGGAGAGGTAGTTTTTTGGGGCAGAGCAGTGAAACCCTCGAAACTGATTGAAACAGTGGCATTGGGGGTAGTGTTTTGGATCTGAGGCTTAGAAGTAAAGGAGTTCAAAATCTGATTCCTAAGGACATCAGTAGTTGAGGGAGCACTTCTGGTATAGCAAGCTCTTGATGCGGTCCCCTTAGGAAGAGAAATTTGCATCGGAGAGTGGGCCTTCCGAGAAGTAGTAGCGGCAACAGCAAGAGTGGGGAACTCAGCTAGGGGGAGGGAATTGGGGTCAGGGGGTCGGGGGGGACGAGGGGAGGTGGAGGAGGGGAGCCACCAGAAGTGGCCGGCGATGGAATCAGGACGGTGGCGCGGTCAGCGGAGAACCAGACGTTATCCTTCTCTCTCATCTCTCTTTGTTTTCTTCCCAACTAACAACTAGCCTAAATTAATTTCGCTAGGTTACGGTGTCACAACCACCAATAAATACATAAGTATGGGAACAGAAATGAAAATATAATAGCTACCAAAAATAGATCAACGTTGATTATCAGAATTCAGACACACAAAAGAGAGATCATTAGTGAAAAGGATTAAAAGAGTTTAATATGAGACGATATGCTGACAAATCAATATTGTAAGAAATGAAATCAAACACAAGTACGTAAATTTTTCAACTAAACTGAATTGCCACCTCTAAATAAAACTATTTTTGTAAGAAGATAATTATATGAAGCAATCTACTACATTGTTTACAATAGTATAATTTAATAGATAATTAAAAAAGCTGTATATGAACTGTGAGAGAAAACAAAACTGATGTCCTAACACTAACACTCGTGAAAAATACATAAAACATAAACCAATAGTATATTCCTCCTCCTAACACTAACACCCGTGAACCTCAAGAAGAATCCAGAAAACAATAAAGAAAAGTATACAACCCTAGATATTATTGTTCACAATAGTATATTTAATAAGATAAGAAAGCTGTATATGAACTTTGCGAGAAAACAAACTGGTATCCTACACTAGTAGATATCAAACAAATTGGTGTCCTACATTAGTAAATTGATATCTTCAGCTTTCACCATTTAATCATATTAACCAGAAAAATACAAAAAATATAAATCAAAACAAATAGAAAATATTCCTCCTCCTCACACTAACACCCGTGAACCTCAAGAACAATCCAAAACACAATCAAGAAAAGTACAAATCCTAGATATTTATTAGAAACACAAGTGTGAATAAAATAACACATTTATAATAATCAACAAGCACAACCTGAGGCAGGAAGCAGATCTTTCGTTTCCCGGTCACCGGAGCGATTCCGGAAAGTTCGGCTTCCAAACAACATGAAACCGATGGCATGACCGGCGAGGGCGGCGATAAACACGCCGGCGTTGAATGACATAACGGCTAGCATGACTAGATAAGACAGGCCGGTACGGAGGGTGTACACGGCGGTTTGGACGAGTCCGGAGGCGGCATTAGCCGTATCTCCGCTGGTGCCACGGAGGAGAGAGGAGTGAGCAAGCCATTCGGTGAGGACGGCGAGGAAAAAGACAAAGATGATACAGAGAGCATACATGCCGGAGCTTGTTCCTGGCCAACCGGAGAAGAGAACCTCCGTGTTCTTGCCCCAGAAGAAAGTCATGTGCATCAACATCATCTTGTGATGATCTCCTCCTCCTCCGTTCATGGATCCGTTGTTCATCATGGATGATGATGGTGGAGGCATGTTATGCATGTTATCATGATCCATGCTTTTTTTGTTCTTCGGTCTCTTGTGTGTTGGGAGGAGGATAATAAAATTGTTAGGAAGAAAGTTGTTTGATATTTTGTTGGTATTGACATTTATTGAAATTCATCTTTTCAATTCTCTTTTTTTTTGGATTTGTGTGGACATAAGAGTAACGATGTTATTGTAGTATAGTACAGCTTGTTTTACGGTTTGTCAAACTTTCTGTCGTACAAAAACGGTAATATTTTGAAAATACAAAAAGAGTGCATTTATGTACTTCTAACATTTATAATTTAATTAAGTAATACTTCCTCTGTTTTATAAAGAGTTTAATTTTGACAATTTTCTGTTATACAAAAAATCAAATTTTAGAATTATAATGCAATTTATAATTTTTTTAACTTAATATGAATTACAAAATACATTGATTTTATAAATATTTTTTATTTATCTTAAATATTGTTGATTAAATATGGATAATTAATAAAAACATAAATATATTGTAATCATTTTTAGTTTATGTGAAAATTTGACATTTTCCTAAGATTTAGAGAGTATATGTAGTTCTCGGACTCTAAATATTGTATCATAATATTTAGAAATATTTGACCATTTTGGATTTCTAGTATCTGCTAAATCAGTTCTATGATTCAGATAATATAGCTTACATGCAAACCATCCTCAAAAATTAATTATTTAACAATTTAATTATAAAATAGCTTAAACTATTCATTATTTGTCATTTGTCACATGTTTTTTAGCTATAATCTATAGTAATAATTTTTTCCCTTGAGAAACCGTTTTTCCATTTCTCTAGTTTTTTTTTCATTTTCTTTTGTTTATTGGTGATAGACTCACTGAAAGTCCCAGCTAAAGATGCACTGGCTAAACTCATCGAAGCCATCAGGCGGATGTTGAATTATTAAGGATCAAGTATCTGCCCATGTTCATGGCCAGTTTCTATACAAAATATCTAAGCTAATAAATTAACAAATGTATTTAAAAGGTTGTCAAACAAAAAAAAAACAAATGTTTTAAAAACATGAGATTTTTTTTACACAAAAATATCTTGCAAATAAATGTCAACTTTTGGATGGCCAATTATATTTTCTAAATGAATTTCAAAAATATATTTAAACAATATAATATTTTACTGTCAAAATATTTAAGTATTTACACGATTATAAATATATTAGGTGGATTCCAACGCAATGCAAATTTTTTTTTATTTTTTATATGAATACCAAATATGTATATATTTAAAACTATATTTTTGAATATATTTTGTTAAATACCCTTTGTTATATCTATTTTTTCGTTAATATATTAATTAAATCAAAATTATATACTTATTCTTGTATATTAATGGTCAAGAGTACAACATGTATTGTATCGTGTCTAACTAAAAAATATAACAATTTGAAAATAAGAATCACTGATTAAAGAAATTAATTTTAATAATATTAGCTATTCATAAAAGTTTGAATTTTGATTTTTAAAAAGTATTATTTTGTATCTGTTAGTATATATTTCAACTAATACTGAAAATATATAACTTTCCCTAAATTATTTCTTTTTAGAAGTTAAATATTAATCATGATAAAAATATGTAAACAAGTTAAATATTATTTTATTTTAGAAATCTTGTAAAANNNNNNNNNNNNNNNNNNNNNNNNNNNNNNNNNNNNNNNNNNNNNNNNNNNNNNNNNNNNNNNNNNNNNNNNNNNNNNNNNNNNNNNNNNNNNNNNNNNNNNNNNNNNNNNNNNNNNNNNNNNNNNNNNNNNNNNNNNNNNNNNNNNNNNNNNNNNNNNNNNNNNNNNNNNNNNNNNNNNNNNNNNNNNNNNNNNNNNNNNNNNNNNNNNNNNNNNNNNNNNNNNNNNNNNNNNNNNNNNNNNNNNNNNNNNNNNNNNNNNNNNNNNNNNNNNNNNNNNNNNNNNNNNNNNNNNNNNNNNNNNNNNNNNNNNNNNNNNNNNNNNNNNNNNNNNNNNNNNNNNNNNNNNNNNNNNNNNNNNNNNNNNNNNNNNNNNNNNNNNNNNNNNNNNNNNNNNNNNNNNNNNNNNNNNNNNNNNNNNNNNNNNNNNNNNNNNNNNNNNNNNNNNNNNNNNNNNNNNNNNNNNNNNNNNNNNNNNNNNNNNNNNNNNNNNNNNNNNNNNNNNNNNNNNNNNNNNNNNNNNNNNNNNNNNNNNNNNNNNNNNNNNNNNNNNNNNNNNNNNNNNNNNNNNNNNNNNNNNNNNNNNNNNNNNNNNNNNNNNNNNNNNNNNNNNATCGCATTGTTGTTGTAAAAATGTACATTGTACTACACACCAATCTCCAACCAAAAAAAACAAAACCCTTATAATTACCCCACACGCACACACACAATAAGTAAACCCTCACATCTCAAGTTAAGAATATCTCTAAACAATATGAACGGCATGAGTGGATCTTCTACGGCGGCTCCCGCACCTTCACCGTCGGCCTTATTCCAACATCGCCGCCGTCATCACGGTGGCATGATGCACATGACGTTCTTTTGGGGGAAAAACACAGAGGTTCTATTCGATGGCTGGCCAGGGACTAGCCTGAAAATGTATTGGGTCTGCCTTGCCACCGTTTTCGTCTTTTCCGCATTGTCGGAGTGGTTGTCTCGATGCGGGATCATGAAAGCCGGTCCGGCTAGCTTAGGCGGCGGGCTAGCCCAGACCGTGATTTACACTGTGAGGGCTGGTTTGTCTTATCTGATCATGTTGGCTGTGATGTCCTTCAATGGAGGAGTCTTCTTGGCTGCAATGGCCGGGTTTGGAGTAGGGTTTTTGATTTTTGGAAGTAGGTCTTTTAAGGACACTGGCATTAATAACAATCACACCGAGGTTCAATCACATTGTTGATTCTTATTTGTTTTCATATCAACTCTGCTGTTTGTGGGCTTTATCATTTTATTTTTGTTTCCCGTTGAAATAACTATAACAATGAAAATAAAATCTTTCAAGATTTTTAGATTAAGCAATTGTACTCCCTACACCCCAACCCAAAGATACCCTATTTGCAATCCATACCCTAAATCCCTCTATTTTTCTTCCCCCCATCACTACTATTTTCCTCCATTTGTATGGTATCTCACTCTTATAAGTATATTGAGCTAATTAGCTCTTTTAGATTTAGCTATATTCTCTTCTTTTTTCCTTTCTTGTTTTGGTCTAAAATATACTATCTCCCTCTCTTTCTGAAAGAAAGATTTTATAAAGTATTCACGCATATTAAAAATATAATAAATGTTTACAGTTAAATTTATTGTTTATTTCACTATACATTTTCCAATAACCATCAACCAATAATATTTAATCAATTCAAATATTTTCAATTAATTTTTCTTAAAAGCATATAATTTATCAACATTAACTACTAAAAATACTTTAAAATTCTAGAAAATCTATTATTTTGGAACAAAAAATAACTCCAGAAAATCCTTCTCTTAGGAACAGAGTGAGTAATGTTTTACCGGGTTAATTTAATAAATTACAAAACAAACGCAGATCCAAGTCCTATTATTTCTGTATTTATTTACGTTTTATTTTTATAATTTTTTGGGTCAGGTAATGTATTTCCAAGAGTAAGTTAGTTTTTTTTGTAGTTTTGTAAAAGACGAGTGATTTATTTTGCACTTTTGTTTCACCTACCAATGATAACTTTTGGTTATTCTAGAGTTTTGTTGTGATTTTTACGTATGATTGACGCCGCATCTTTGACAAGTATGACGACGAGAAGAACATGAGGATGGAATTGATGACCCTATTCATATTTACTTTTTATCAGTTATTTATTTCTATTCATTTTGGCAGACTTTTATGACCACTCAAAAATCAATTCTAAGTTTACGAGTTGTTATGACATGTATATAAACAGAATTTTCCGTGGTGATCAAAACCAGCATAAGAGCCATCTAAAGATTGGAAAATCATCAACGAAAGATGACTTGAAAAGATAATTAACATCTAAACATCTGAATTCATGAACGCTAATGGTTGTTTTTAACAACTGGATGAGTTTTGTTTTTTTACTTTTCAAATCCCTTAATCATTATTACATTTTTGTTTATTTACTGGATCTTTGCATCAACCATTTGTATTTAAATATTATGATGAAATTAAACCATCGATTTGGTTAATTTCATTTCAAAAATGATATTTTTAAAAAATAATGTAATTTTAATGTAGTTTTGGGTTAATGTGTTTAACATTTATAATTTAATTAAGTAATACTTCCTCTGTTTTATAAAGAGTTTAATTTTGACAATTTTCTGTTATACAAAAAATCAAATTTTAGAATTATAATGCAATTTATAATTTTTTAAACTTAATATGAATTACAAAATACATTGATTTTATAAATATTTTTTATTTATCTTAAATATTGTTGATTAAATATGGATAATTAATAAAAACATAAATATATTGTAATCATTTTTAGTTTATGTGAAAATTTGACATTTTACTAAGATTTAGAGAGTATATTTAGTTCTAAGACTCTAAATATTGTATCATAATATTTAGAAATATTTGACCATTTTGGATTTCTAGTATCTGCTAAATCAGTTCTATGATTCAGATAATATAGCTTACATGCAAACCATCCTCAAAAATTAATTATTTTACACTTTAATTATAAAATAGCCTAAACTATTCATTATTTGTCATTTATCACATGTTTTTTAGCTATAATCTATAGTAATAGTTTTTTCCCTTGAGAAACCGTTTTTCCATTTCTCTAGTTTTTTTCTATTTTCTTTTGTTTATTGGTGATAGACTCACTGAAAGTCCCCGCTAAAGATGCACTGGCTAAACTCATCGAAGCCATCAGGCGGATGTTGAATTATTAAGGATCAAGTATCTACTCATGTTCATGGCCAGTTTCTATACAAAATATCTAAGCTAATAAATTAACAAATGTATTTAAAACGTTGTCAAACAAAAAAAAATAAATGTTTTAAAAACATGAGATTTTTTTTACACAAAAATATCTTGCAAATAAATGTCAACTTTTGGATGGCCAATTATATTTTCTAAATGAATTTCAAAAATATATTTAAACAATATAATATTTTATTGTCAAAATATTTAAGTATTTACACGATTATAAATATATTAGGTGGATTCCAACGCAATGCAAATTTTTTTTTATATGAATACCAAATGTATATATTTAAAACTATATTTTTGAATATATTTTGTTAAATACCCTTTGTTATATCTATTTTTTGGTTAATATATTAATTAAATCGAATTGATATACTTATTATTGTATATTAATGGTCAAGAGTACAACATGTATTGTATCGTGTGTAACTAAAAAATATAACAATTTGAAAATAAGAATCACTGATTAAAGAAATTAATTTTAATAATATTAGCTATTCATAAAAGTTTGAATTTTGATTTTTAAAAAGTATTATTTTGTATCTGTTAGTATATATTTCAACTAATACTGAAAATATATAACTTTCCCTAAATTATTTCTTTTTAGAAGTTAAATATTAATCATGATAAAAATATGTAAACAAGTTAAATATTATTTTATTTTAGAAATCTTGTAAAACTTAATTTTATGAAGTATTATTATGTATGCAACTAAATTAAGATATTATTTTATTATAAAATTGTACATGACGCATAAAATAAAAGTCGTATCACAGTTTTTATTAAACCATTTCATCGCTTTTTTCTTTTATAACAATATGATTATAACGTATTTAATGTGGTGATGAAACATGCATACATAAGTTTTAGAAATCATTTCCCAAATAATATTTAGGCAATTTTAAAAGTTGTTTCCAAGATTACCATTCTCAAGACTATTAGATTATTTTTAAAATATGATTAAGCCGAAGAGAGATATCTTTTAAAGAGAAACATATATCTTTTAAAGTTCGTAAACTCGTATGACTTGCTTCCTATTTTTCTATTTTCACGTACAAAATTAACACACTCGTCTTTGTGCAAGTATCTAGAAGTGGGCTTTCGAGGGGCTGTTGTAATAAAGCTAGAGCCGAGGCCCACTAACAGTCACCTGACCAACTCTAACCTAATTTTTCTCTTTCGACACCAAAAATCAAACAAAATCTCCTTTGTCTTCCTCTATTCTTTTTTTTTGAGCAATCGTCTTCCTCTATTCTTCATACCTAATCTTTTCCTCATCTTCGTTAACCTCCAAGCTCATCCTAGAACCAAATCCGGTGCCACTGTTTTGTCTCAACAGAACTCCAAATCTAATCATCTCCAACAATCTTTAGTCTCCATCTGAGATTGAATTAAGCTAAGCTTCTTATTCCTTATCTGATNNNNNNNNNNNNNNNNNNNNNNNNNNNNNNNNNNNNNNNNNNNNNNGATGGTCAAAAATCCAGTCGATCCCGATGCGTCTCCCGTCGCTAATTTTTGTATTCCTCCGACGATTTTATCTCCGTGGTAAGCACATCCATATTCGGTTGAGTCAGCTTGAGAGAGATTCGCGAATCTCACTCATACCTCCTTAATCGATCAAAGCTCTCCTTTCTAGATTTGACTCAGATGTCGATCCCGGCCTGTAACTCTCATGTAACTCTCATGTAACTCTCGTCGACTTCTTTGAGAAAAATAGTCTGACCAACCAAATCAAGGTTTGAGACCTGAGCTTCCAATTTATTTTCTGGCGAACTTGAACCATCAAGCTTAGGCTCTTCCAGTGAGACTCATGTATGCCTCTCTTCCTTCTTCTTTCACATTCTGCTCAAAGAATTTTTTTTATGGTTGTGTGGAATGAAATAATGATGTTCACGGGTTCCAAGCTCACCTTTTATTGCAGAAGATTCACCGAGTGGAAGAAAAAAGATATTCATTGAATGAGGAAACATGGAAGGGTGGGTAATTAAGAAGGTTGTCAATGGCAACATTGAATGCATCCCTTAACCGTTCGGTTTCCCTTTGCCGTCGAGAAGGAATACATACAAATCGACACAAATGACAGCTCTTACCAAAGATTGGCCGTAAAATTCGTTTCTCATAACCTATCCGAAACTCCATGGTCGGTTTAACAAATCAGAGTTTGGAGAATATCATGAAACTTAAAAATAGAAGATTGCAAGATTGTCAATATTGGGCTTCGACAATGTTTTCAGTTTCGGCTCAACTTTATGACAAAACTGAAAGCAGCAGCCCACTCTATAAATGAAACGCAGAGTATTAATAGAAAGGACACGTGTCGGCTTTTCAGGACTCGACTTTGTGACATGGATGCTGAGGTGGCGCAACAGGAAGGAGGCAAACATTTTTTTATTTTTTTATATATATAGATATAACGGGAAAGATCGCATTGTTGTTGTAAAAATGTACATTGTACTACACACCAATCTCCAACCAAAAAAAACAAAACCCTTATAATTACCCCACACGCACACACACAATAAGTAAACCCTCACATCTCAAGTTAAGAATATCTCTAAACAATATGAACGGCATGAGTGGATCTTCTACGGCGGCTCCCGCACCTTCACCGTCGGCCTTATTCCAACATCGCCGCCGTCATCACGGTGGCATGATGCACATGACGTTCTTTTGGGGGAAAAACACAGAGGTTCTATTCGATGGCTGGCCAGGGACTAGCCTGAAAATGTATTGGGTCTGCCTTGCCACCGTTTTCGTCTTTTCCGCATTGTCGGAGTGGTTGTCTCGATGCGGGATCATGAAAGCCGGTCCGGCTAGCTTAGGCGGCGGGCTAGCCCAGACCGTGATTTACACTGTGAGGGCTGGTTTGTCTTATCTGATCATGTTGGCTGTGATGTCCTTCAATGGAGGAGTCTTCTTGGCTGCAATGGCCGGGTTTGGAGTAGGGTTTTTGATTTTTGGAAGTAGGTCTTTTAAGGACACTGGCATTAATAACAATCACACCGAGGTTCAATCACATTGTTGATTCTTATTTGTTTTCATATCAACTCTGCTGTTTGTGGGC
This genomic interval from Brassica oleracea var. oleracea cultivar TO1000 chromosome C2, BOL, whole genome shotgun sequence contains the following:
- the LOC106322947 gene encoding copper transporter 1; this encodes MDHDNMHNMPPPSSSMMNNGSMNGGGGDHHKMMLMHMTFFWGKNTEVLFSGWPGTSSGMYALCIIFVFFLAVLTEWLAHSSLLRGTSGDTANAASGLVQTAVYTLRTGLSYLVMLAVMSFNAGVFIAALAGHAIGFMLFGSRTFRNRSGDRETKDLLPASGCAC